Proteins from a single region of Candidatus Eisenbacteria bacterium:
- the rplI gene encoding 50S ribosomal protein L9, whose translation MAVEVILREDVPNLGAIGAVVRVKPGYARNYLFPRGLAVEANRKNLAELEHHKRVIGAKAERERKTAEGVAGKLEGLTLTVKARAGGEEGRLFGSVTNLDIERLLAAKGHQVERRRILLEEPIKQLGTFPVVVQVGRNVKATIHVTVEADGDAA comes from the coding sequence ATGGCCGTCGAAGTGATTCTGCGCGAGGACGTTCCGAACCTCGGAGCGATAGGCGCCGTCGTCCGGGTGAAGCCCGGGTACGCGCGCAACTATCTCTTTCCGCGGGGGCTCGCCGTCGAGGCGAATCGAAAGAACCTCGCCGAGCTCGAGCACCACAAACGAGTCATCGGCGCCAAAGCCGAGCGCGAGCGCAAGACGGCCGAGGGCGTCGCGGGGAAGCTCGAAGGGCTCACGCTCACCGTCAAGGCGCGCGCCGGGGGAGAAGAGGGGCGCCTCTTCGGATCGGTCACGAACCTCGACATCGAGCGGCTGCTGGCCGCGAAGGGCCACCAGGTCGAGCGGCGGCGCATCCTGCTCGAGGAGCCCATCAAGCAGCTCGGCACGTTCCCGGTCGTGGTGCAGGTGGGCCGCAACGTGAAGGCGACCATCCACGTCACGGTGGAAGCCGACGGCGACGCGGCCTAG